One segment of Passer domesticus isolate bPasDom1 chromosome 24, bPasDom1.hap1, whole genome shotgun sequence DNA contains the following:
- the CDCA8 gene encoding borealin, translating into MAPGRKKGSGSARRRKMEAFLQDFDREVQRRLKRIEADGERMVQEVEHMYDMAILRLPPEIREMNWLEFFALARSENAPEDVAKADMEITKIRRLSAEVIDPLLDVAEKVSKIKRSVEADEEAEPPLLPLQKRSRLASQCPSEAESGDARTAKVKASTKKPPMARRPPSATVKGKGKRSSKNSFITPATGRMVDMCLRGSTSMVTPRFDPRVFKTPGLRTPALNERVYTFSAKGSPLAEPEDVILTVPLGGGESIRLTEKDLTKKNFLQLNPKAQGLMQKLSVCLTQACNEAKMPEGSQ; encoded by the exons ATGGCCCCCGGCAGGAAAAAGGGCAgcggcagcgcccgccgccgcaAAATGGAGGCGTTCCTGCAGGACTTCGACAGGGAAG TGCAGCGGCGGCTGAAGCGGATCGAGGCGGACGGGGAGCGCATGGTGCAAGAAGTGGAGCACATGTACGACATGGCCATCCTGCGGCTGCCGCCCGAGATCCGCGAGATGAACTGGCTGGAGTTCTTCG CTCTAGCAAGAAGTGAAAACGCGCCGGAGGATGTGGCTAAG gCAGACATGGAGATAACAAAGATCCGCAGGCTAAGCGCAGAAGTCATCGATCCCCTGCTGGATGTTGCTGAGAAAG TGAGTAAGATCAAAAGGAGTGTTGAAGCTGATGAGGAGGCAGAGCCTCCATTGCTTCCACTGCAGAAGAGATCTCGACTTGCCAGCCAGTGCCCTTCAGAGGCTGAGAGTGGGGATGCAAGGACTGCCAAG GTGAAGGCATCCACCAAAAAGCCACCCATGGCCAGAAGACCCCCCTCAGCGACAGTGAAGGGCAAGGGCAAGAG ATCAAGCAAAAACAGCTTCATCACTCCAGCTACTGGCAGAATGGTTGACATGTGTCTTCGGGGAAGCACCTCCATGGTTACACCCAGATTTGATCCCAG GGTGTTCAAGACGCCGGGGCTGCGCACGCCCGCCCTCAACGAGCGCGTTTACACCTTCTCTGCCAAGGGCAGCCCCCTGGCCGAGCCCGAGGACGTCATCCTCACCGTGCCCCTCGGCGGGGGAGAG AGCATACGTTTGACAGAAAAGGATCTGaccaagaagaattttcttcagCTGAACCCCAAGGCCCAAGGGCTCATGCAGAAGCTGTCA gTTTGTCTCACACAGGCTTGCAATGAGGCAAAAATGCCAGAGGGGAGTCAGTGA
- the AIRIM gene encoding AFG2-interacting ribosome maturation factor, producing MAARRGAMTVTLTVMMMMVTVMAMMAAPVAALRAWAEAAARADAAARAALAAAAPLLGALAALAAQMRAARRLPWDATPLGAFPELRARLWQKQRGAAEALLEQLGERREELRAVRDAVGAAGSAVLRLLEEPGPAELGLALLLRRGPRCPSLADVLEGLQDVERYYRHLYLESKLLLQRLSLDSLADVEALPQSWERILERFKEDDVVQDTLLKVSLFVENHHEVSCSPGS from the exons AtggcggcgcggcgcggggcgATGACGGTGACGCTGacggtgatgatgatgatggtgacgGTGATGGCGATGATGGCGGCGCCCGTGGCCGCGCTCCGGGCCtgggcggaggcggcggcgcgggcggacGCGGCGGCTCGGGCGGCTCTGGCAGCGGCGGCCCCGCTGCTGGGCGCGCTGGCCGCGCTGGCGGCGCAGatgcgggcggcgcggcggctgCCGTGGGACGCGACGCCGCTGGGCGCCTTCCCGGAGCTGCGGGCGCGGCTGTGGCAGAAGCAGCGCGGCGCGGCCGAGgcgctgctggagcagctgggcgAGCGGCG GGAGGAGCTGCGGGCCGTGCGGGACGCCGTGGGGGCCGCGGGCAGCGCTGTGCTGCGGCTCCTGGAGGAGCCGGGCCCGGCCGagctggggctggccctgcttCTGCGGCGCGGGCCGCGCTGCCCCTCGCTGGCCGACGtgctggaggggctgcaggacgTGGAACGCTACTACCGGCACCT GTACTTGGAGAgcaagctgctcctgcagcgCCTCAGCCTGGACAGCCTGGCAGACGTGGAGGCCCTGCCGCAGTCCTGGGAGAGGATTTTGGAGCGTTTCAAGGAAGATGATGTTGTTCAAG ATACTCTCCTGAAGGTCTCACTGTTTGTGGAGAACCATCACGAGGTGAGCTGCTCGCCTGGCTCctga